In the Aerosakkonema funiforme FACHB-1375 genome, GAAAAACTTCGCCATAACACTTTAAGTTAAGACGCTCGCCAATTTGAATACTGTTTTGAGAATTGGAAAGGCTATCATAACAAAAGCTGCAAATTCTCTTGATTTAGCATGAGTTACCATTCCGTGCCAAATAACTTCGATAAAAACTCAGACTCCAATCCCACCGTGCCTTACGGCGATCCTGATATGCGAAGATTTGCTGACCGTCTTGCTAAAACTCTAGAACGGGATGCTTTAATTCAACAAACTACAGATGAGCTGAGAGAGTTTCTGCAAGTCGATCGCGTCGTCTTATATTACTTTTATCGCGAGTGGAAAGGTCAAATTACCTTTGAATCCATAAGTTCTAAGCAGTTATCGATTTTAGGATCGACAGGCCCGGACGATTGTTTTGATGATGAATACGCACAAATGTATCTGGCGGGAAGGATGAGAGCGATCGCAGATATAGAATCAGAGATCGTCAACCCTTGTCACCGAGATTATCTCCGCAGTATGCAAGTTCGCGCTAATTTAGTCGCGCCCATTCTCAATTCCGTCAGATTGTGGGGATTGCTAATTGCTCATCACTGCAAAGAAGCTCGTCCCTGGTCATCTCCGGATATTGAAGCAATGAAAAAAGGTGCAGAAACCTTAGCAAACGCTCCGGCAATCCGAAATAGCTGATTTGTAGAGACTGGTTATTTCTAGTCAATTATTCTAATTTGGACACGGTATCATCAAATATTTTTCGATCCAAAGTTTTGATTATGCCGTGTTCAAAGACGCATTTTTATAACAAAAAATATCCAAGTTAGTGAATATATAATAGAGTTTTTACAAACTCAATATCGGTATAGCGATATTTAATAATATTTCTGCATTAAGCATCTTTATTTGCCTGGGTATTTGCTAGAAAAACGGTTTCTAAACTTGGCGCACGGAAAAAACAGACTCCCTTCCACAGAGTCTGTTTTAATTGATGATATTCGAGCGGAGCGATCGCACAATTTTCATGGTAAAATTTAAGTGCGATCGCTCCTTCAACTTATCGGCGAAATTATCTTATCGGCAATAGCTCAGATAGGCTCCAGATACATAACCGCTAATTGGGCCAGTAACTCTTACCCAACCGTTGGAGCTATAACCGCTAATTCTGACACGAGTTCCGTTGTATAATTTGCCGACAATACGTCCTCCTGGAACTCGACGGACATTCAGCCGACCGCCATTTGTACTAACTCGGCGACAGTAGCCAGCACTAGCAACTCGATATCCACTTCCGCTTCCGCCATAATATGTTGTCACTGTGCGCTCATAACTGACGCTGCGAGCTACTACTGTACTGGCACTCGCCGCAGAGGGAAAACTAAATCCAGTCATGCCTACAGACAATAAGGCCATGACAGCCATAGATTTTAATGTTTTCAAGAGTTTCATGTGGTCAAATCCTTCTCTTCGCAA is a window encoding:
- a CDS encoding GAF domain-containing protein; translation: MSYHSVPNNFDKNSDSNPTVPYGDPDMRRFADRLAKTLERDALIQQTTDELREFLQVDRVVLYYFYREWKGQITFESISSKQLSILGSTGPDDCFDDEYAQMYLAGRMRAIADIESEIVNPCHRDYLRSMQVRANLVAPILNSVRLWGLLIAHHCKEARPWSSPDIEAMKKGAETLANAPAIRNS
- a CDS encoding SH3 domain-containing protein; translation: MAVMALLSVGMTGFSFPSAASASTVVARSVSYERTVTTYYGGSGSGYRVASAGYCRRVSTNGGRLNVRRVPGGRIVGKLYNGTRVRISGYSSNGWVRVTGPISGYVSGAYLSYCR